In Chloroflexota bacterium, a single genomic region encodes these proteins:
- the hisI gene encoding phosphoribosyl-AMP cyclohydrolase — MTTPTTSWIDQLRWDKHALLPAVVQDAASGQVLMLGYVDRDALERTLETGRVHFWSRRRRRLWLKGETSGHFLHLQEIWVDCDADALLLKVHPEGPTCHTGEVSCFYRRAYGPGE; from the coding sequence ATGACTACCCCGACAACGTCATGGATCGATCAACTCCGCTGGGATAAGCACGCCTTGCTGCCAGCCGTCGTCCAGGATGCCGCCTCCGGCCAGGTGCTTATGCTGGGCTACGTGGATCGTGACGCCCTGGAGAGGACGCTTGAAACTGGTAGAGTGCACTTCTGGAGTCGTCGGCGGCGCCGTCTTTGGCTGAAGGGCGAGACCAGCGGCCACTTTTTGCATCTGCAAGAGATTTGGGTTGACTGTGATGCTGATGCCCTGTTGCTGAAGGTGCATCCAGAAGGGCCGACCTGTCACACCGGTGAGGTGAGCTGCTTCTATAGGCGAGCCTATGGTCCAGGAGAATAA